A genomic segment from Nicotiana sylvestris chromosome 1, ASM39365v2, whole genome shotgun sequence encodes:
- the LOC138891246 gene encoding uncharacterized protein, which yields MTRPIAEKLYDPGSFTIPCTIGNFAFAKVLCDLGASINLMPLAIYKRLGIGRARPTSILLQLADRTVKRPFGILDDVLIQVGKFVFPTDFVILDCKMDEEIPIILGRPFSATGRALIDCETGEIKMRLNDEEITFNVQKSMRRPSEFVNCSLIDAVDVIVESDDEVLTIEDPLCCMFDEHR from the coding sequence ATGACGAGACCTATTGCTGAAAAGCTGTATGATCCAGGtagctttacaattccatgcactattgggaatTTCGCCTTTGCTAAGGTGCTATGTGATTTAGGGGCCAGcattaatcttatgcccctggctaTCTATAAGAGATTGGGCATTgggagagctagacccacctccaTATTGTTGCAGCTGGCCGACAGGACTGTGAAGCGTCCATTCGGTATCCTTGATGATGTGCTTATTCAGgtggggaaatttgtgttccctacagactttgtgatattggattgcaaaatggatgaagaaattcctatAATCTTAGGAAGACCATTCTCGGCCACGGGGAGAGCTCTGATTGACTGTGAGACTGGGGAGATCAAAATGAGACTCAATGATGAGgaaataacattcaatgtgcagaagtctatgaggcgaccaagtgagttcgtcaattgctctcttattgatgccgtggatgtaatTGTAGAGTCTGATGATGAGGTGTTGACGATTGAAGACCCCCTTTGCTGCATGTTTGATGAACATAGATGA
- the LOC138891247 gene encoding uncharacterized protein — MGDVDNVNGNVRDMEPPVPEATLYDWAQPTADNLATAIVVPAIQAESFQITNNMLHLLQNKGLFSGSLAEDPQQHLKNFLSICKTQRQPNVTPEAIRLLLFPFSVTGATQVWLNSLPINSIETWDELVKQFHIKFHPPNKTTQKINEIVSFKQKPMETLHETWSRFKGMLVICPQHGIPDQILGQRFYMGLSDSMKNIVDASAGGAFLSKTWRESQSLLDKMAQNLGWTMRNAPITPVVHSVPFDPSNSMAENVATLLTEMSILTKKVEESGQKHQPVGNPWNAEHDHHQQHPEDMNYVSNYGGQRQVNQNWGQQTQQPYRPPQPQYNAGRMGGMRPPNNMAPYPRSQRYNNQQQGLLGPMQKINERVDAHDAAIKNIEVQLGQIPMSLNNHPQGTLPADTQINPKDQVPK, encoded by the exons ATGGGTGACGTAGACAACGTCAACGGAAACGTCAGAGATATGGAACCTCCTGTGCCTGAGGCTACactatatgactgggcacaacccacagctgacaATCTGGCCACTGCCATTGTTGTGCCCGCGATACAAGCTGAATCGTTCCAGATCACGAACAATATGCTGCACTtgctgcaaaacaagggactattttctggGTCACTAGCcgaagatcctcagcagcacttgaagaacttcctgtcgatttgcaaaactcaaaggcaacccaacgtaactccggaagcaatcaggttgttattatttccattctcGGTGACAGGAGCTACTCAGgtctggctaaactcactccccataaactctatagaaacttgggatgagttagtcaagcaatttcacATCAAGTTCCACCCGCCCAACAAAACAACTCAAAAAATTAATGAGATCGTGAGCTTTAAACagaaaccaatggagacactgcatgagaCATGGAGCCGGTTTAAAggaatgttggttatatgtccacagcatggtattccagatcagatATTGGGACAACGGTTTTACATGGGACTGTCGGATAGCATGAAGAACATTGTAGATGCCTCAGCTGGTggggcatttttgagcaaaacttgGAGAGAAAGTCAGAGTCTGCTTGACAAAATGGCTCAGAATTTGGGGTGGACGAtgaggaatgcacctatcactccagtggtgcACTCAGTGCCTTTTGACCCATCAAATTCCATGGCTGAAAATGTGGCGACCCTCTTGACAGAgatgagcatactcaccaaaaaggtggaggaaTCAGGGCAGAAACA tcagccagttggtaatccttggaatgcagaacatgatcatcatcagcagcaccctgaagacatgaactatgtgtcaaactatggaggccagagacaggtCAATCAGAACTGGGGTCAGCAAACTCAGCAACCATACAGACCACCTCAGCCACAGTACAATGCTGGAAgaatgggaggtatgagacctcccaacaatatggcaccttatcCAAGGTCACAGAGGTACAACAATCAGCAGCAAGG gttattgggtccaatgcaaaaaataaatgaaagagtagatgcacatgatgcagCAATCAAAAATATTGAAGTGCAATTGGGACAAATTCCAATGTCTCTGAACAATCATCCTCAAGGGACATTACCTGCAGACACCCAGATTAATCCAAAAGATCAGGTCCCAAAGTAG